The Hevea brasiliensis isolate MT/VB/25A 57/8 chromosome 1, ASM3005281v1, whole genome shotgun sequence DNA segment tcaccacttataaaagtaagaaaattattttaaaatcctttgtagggtacttaatgagttatcggtaggtgatgttcggtagttcattaggtattctacgggatcatgttatgtcttacagagaggtaaggtgtgatatcCCATTTGTACTATGGGCGCATTCTGAACTACTCGCAAATCAACAATCGACGAAACTCCTTTCTCCATGGCATACGGCTTAGAGGTAGTAATCCCCACAAAGATCAGCATCTTAGGCTCCCAAACAAAGAATTCAAAAGTAGCAATGAATGATGAAGACCTCAGATTCATTCTTTATCTAACATAAATAATAAGGGACTGAGCTTTTATTAGAATCACTAGATATAGTTAAAGAATGACAAGCATGTATAACCAGAAGGTAAAACACATATCCTTTACTGTTAGCATTCTAGTTATGAAAAGACTAGATTTTTTAGGAGGCATAACAAAAGCAGGGAAACTAGGAAGCAACTAGGAAGGACCATATGTAATTTTGAAGGTAATCTACCCAAGAGCTTATAAGATCATCTACTCGAATGGAAGTGAACTCCCATGGGCATTGAATATTTGcaacttgaaaaattattgtcAATAAATGAGAAGTTCAAATTCAATTTTCAATAAGTGTCATCCAATCTTTGAAAAGACATTTGATCTACACACattatcatcaatctctaaaagaCCTTGGCTGAGGCACAAAGGCCTCATCCTAGGCAAAAAGACCTCATTTAAGACACAACACAAAGACCTTGTCTGAGGCACAAAGACCTCCTCCAAGGCACAAAAACCTCATCCAAGACACAAAGACATCATTTGAGGCACAAAGACCTCTTCCAAGGCACAGACCTTGCCTATGGCACAGACTTCACCTAAAAAACTAAAAGTTCTCACCAATCTCACACAATAATACCGAGCTTTTGACATCGAAAATTATTTGTTCTACTCAAGGTTCAAACATCTAAAGACTTTTTCAAACCAAGTTTAAGAAGTACAAAAGGAATGATCTTCCAAATAAAAATTAACGGGTTAGTGTAATCAATCCCAATCAAAACAAAAAGATttgaataaaagtcatatttcattaaaataaagGGTAAGTACAAAGTCATTCGGCAAGTGGATCTCCACCCTTCTGTACATTTTCATTTACACTTACAGAGCCCCTAGCCTCTTTATCCTCAATCTTACTTTTAGCTTCAGCACCAGGGCAAGCTTCTAAAGCCAGGCGAAGTCTTCATTTGGATAGCACTTTAATAGCTCAGCAAGAAGATCATTATGAGCTTGCACATAGGCGTTGGCCTCCTTCTCAATTATCTTATTCTCTTTCACCTTGACTTCTATTGAAAATTTAGATAGATTAGTAACCTAGCTTGCCTTGGCAGCCTCCAATGCCTTTTGCAATCGAGCTACATGCTTCTCAGAAGATCGCACTTATTCTTCCTAGTCATGCACCCTGGCAGCTACAACGGTCAAATTATTCTTCAAGGCTATTACCTCATTGACTGCCTTAGACATCTCTCGCCTAAGGAAGTTCACTTTTTCCTTCACCATGTATTAAGTGGCAACTGCCTCCAGGCTCAAGCACATGGATTGATTGAAGAGATTATCAATACTCCCTAGTTCAATTCGAGCTCGATCTTTAAGATGGCATATGGTCACAGCAGTAACCCTAGCCAAATCAATGTTGCCCTTCACAAACTGATTCCATTTTAAAAACCAGAAAAGCACTTGAGCTCCCCTTGAGATTGGTTGCCCAGATGAACCACCCGCTAAAGTGATAAAAATCGATGTTTAACTTGAAGACTAATCCTGAATTGAAGAAGATCTAAGATCAGTAGGTTCATTTTGTGCACGAACCGACGAGCTCCTCTCTTTAGCTTAGACCCTCTTCTGCGGCTGCTATTCACTGTCCTTCGCTATAGCGGCCTCTTTCTTCTTAAGAACTCACTTGGCAAgctccctttttcttttctttgtagtGCTCTCAGTCTCGGTCCCAGCCATATCTATACATAAAAAGTAGTTAGTGAGTTCATAATGAGTTAAGAGAATAAGAATTCAGGTTTTTACTCTTTCCAGATCCAAGGTCGGCAAGTTATAAAGAGATACTCTCCCCAACCACCACATTGGCCGACCACCATTTCAGCTTAGCACTCATAACATTGGTATTTAAATACTGACAGGTGTTGGCCTGGCTTTTCAATTCTAAAACAACCGCTTCCTCTTCCTGATTCAGAACAATCTCTCCCCATGGTCTCTCAACCAGGTAGTTCCAACTCCTTAAAACACCCTCAAAACCATGTGGATTCTTTCTTTAGAATTTAAAGAATTTATCTTTCCAATTTTTAAAGAAGAAGGGAGTTCGGTGAAGAGCCTACAATTTGGATTCACCTAAAAAACTAGTACTCTTCATTTTTTTTACCTCCCAAGGCAGCGTGGATCAGTAAAGGTCTAGTAGGTATTAGATTTTTAGCTCAGCACCGACCTCAAAAAGCCACTAGAGTTCGACATGAGTTCAGATGAAGCTGAGTAACATAAATACAGCGATAACTTAGCACATCATAATAAAACTGCTCCAAGGGAAATCATAGATTGGCCTTTAACTACTCTTAATGCACTATAATCTGATCTCCTTCTTCGAAGCTATGATTGGCATGAAAGTCCCCATGACACTTGATTGGCTCAAACATAACCCTCGAAAGGCTGAACTTTTCACTTATTCAGTTATGATCGGAGGATAGGAGAACTGACGAAACCTCATCCACTGAAAGTGACTCTTTCCTTGACTTCTAAGTTTTCTTTTTGCTAGGACCAGCAGAGTTATGTAGGTTCAACTCAGTCTACACTTCACCTACATTAGCCCTCCTTTGACTATAAGTATCACTCATCGGAGCTCCATGAAAATTGAATGGACGGATTACTCATCGTCCTCTGACTATAAGTATCACTCATCCTTAAAAGGAAAAAAGAGAATAACAAAGATGAAGAGAGATAAAAAAGAGCACTACCTTTCACCCAAACAAAGTAGTTTGCTAGAGTATCACTAAGAATTACACAGTTGCCTGCCAGAGGAAAATAGAGAGAATTCTAGGAAAGTGAATAAAGCAAAAATGGCACAGAAACTACAACTATATACATAGCTATGAGTATTAATGATGGAAAAATCAAAACACCGCCAAAACTTTTGCCTCGAACACAAAAAAGCCCATTCATCTCTTGTAGCTTTTGAGAGAAACGTCATCAATGCTTATTGAGTTTCGAAAAGGTATTATCTCTTTAACCCTAAAGATCCAGACTTGGCAGAGAGACTAATGATATAAAAGACTAATAAACCAACCTAGACAGAGCTCGACCATCCGAGCTCAAAATCGAATAGAGCTTACCCATCCAAGCTTAGAACCAGACACCTAAAAGAAACATGCTTTGAGGCAATCCTTGAAAGCGTTCTGATCTGTTTTGCGAGACTGAACAAATCAAAGAGATCAACACTCTCACTGAGTTCAGACGACACGAGGATCACGCCACTGATCATGCCTAATCCCAACATAATCTAAGGATGATTACCATTATAACTTAAATAGGGAATTGACAAAAATCTAGCCAAGATTTCATCCCAATCACTATATAAATAAGGTaaagcttcaaaaataggtatgcaaacaaaaacataaaaacatATTCACTTCAATTATATTGAATATTCAATAGTCTAATTACTGACTTAAGCGTCGGAGTGGTTGTCAACCACCATTGGCCCTCACTTGTTCTTTGATTTTTAGGAGACCCTCAATTCAGCCAAATCCAACAACCAAGAAATCCATGACAACATCATTAGGTCTCTTAActtcttttcttttcaatttcatccTAATCTATTTATTTTCACTTCTCCTCATGGGGAAGGATTTAGatactttttaaaaaatttaatttactcACACCAAATATTTAAAACATTAAAAAGTTGTTGATCAaacttaaataaaatttaaatatttaaaccaataaaaatatttaaaaaattcaagtaaattctaattaaaattctacaatttaaagtacataaaaattttaattgttggggtgttaaaaaattttgaaaaattatgaaacacccataaaaataatttaagttcttaaaatcaaataaaattattgatAGGACTTATTtcacataaaaataattaaaaaaattaattgccaattttataaaaaaaaatttaaaagcatatgaaaattatgatgatttAACATAATGTTGCAATCCACCTTATATTATTTTTGTAAAATGATATTATATtccatagattaattaattaagaagAATTTACTAACTTAACTGAAAAAGTAAACTTCATCatgtaaaataaaatacatatataatatTGTTtagtaataatataaaaaatgttaatttcagataaaattaaataaaatattgtcATTTAACatttcatatttaaaattttaattaaaattataaaaattttataaaaaaaattaagatgttatgaaaattatgatgattcTACAATGTACCACATAATATTTTGTAAACTGATTCTGTTTTTGTAAAGTTgttaattacataaaatttactaatttaatggaaaaaataaaatgccttcatgtaaaataaaatacatatataatatttttgtagtaatactataaaaaaataaattatagataaaatcaactaaaatattttcatataacATTCCACAGTTttagttaaaattataaaaattaaataaaattaagaaattatgaaaattatgataatttaacATAATTTTATAACTTATCTCATAATATTTTCGTAAAATAATTCTGTTttctgtaaaattattaattacaaaaaatttactaatttaacgaaaaaaataaacatttttgacataaactatatatatgtaaaaaaattttaataatactaTAAAAACATTAATTAtagataaaactaaaaaaaatattgCCATCTAATATTTTACATTTGAAATCTACAATTTTAAttaaacttataaaattttatagaaaaaattaaaatgatacaGAAACTATGATAGTTTAACATAATTATACAACTCACTTTGCAAcattttcataaaataatattatttccaTAAAGAGGTTAATTACGAAAAATTAACTAACTTAATAGAAAAAGTAAACTTACTttacataaaatgaaataaatatataatatttttttggtaatactaaaaaaatattaattatagataaaaataaataaaatattgtaatctaaaattaaacatttaaaatttttaattttaattaaaattataatattttatagctaattttaaaatattgcgaaaactataataatttaatataattttataactcaactaatatattttcataaaatgatactcaatttttttttaagtatatgggtgtatataaatttcatattactttagttattttaaaatttcccATAATTAAtgagttattttaaaattttccatGATTAATGATTTACCTGTTAGCTTTAGGGATAACTTATTAtagagataaataaataaataacattttAAGATAAATATTTATGTCTCTATAACTAGTTTTGTATTGTAGGGAGACTTACATgtcttgcattttttttttttttcacttaggAATGAATTTTAATATAGGCTTATAGTTGTTTCTTACCAATTAGTATGATATTTGGTTTGTATTATTAAAATTTGTCTCATGCATGTAGGGCTTcacattattattataataataatgatgttgaaatgaaaattaatatttatatattgagAAAAAGAAGTCCTATTTCTTTTAAGAGAAAATTGTCTTATTGTTGTGTCTTTTAGAAACTCAAATTAGCCTAACAAGTCCAATTAGTGTGATATgtgtttttatattattaaaatttgtgtTATGCATGTAGGGCTTCACAtcgttattataataataatgatgctgaaatgaaaattaatatttgtatattGAGAAAAAGATATCCTATTTCTTTTAAGAGAAAATTGTCTTATTGTTGTGTCTTTAGTGACTCAAATTAGCCTaacaagtccaattagtatgacatgtgtttttatattattaaaatttgtgtTATGCATGTAGGGCTTCACAtcgttattataataataatgatgctgaaatgaaaattaatatttatatattgagaaaaagaaatcctaTTTCTTTTAAGAGAAAATTGCCTTATCCCGTTTTAATAATCAATAAAATTAGGTCAGCCTCGGGTCGATTCTGATTTATTGAgagtttaaatttaaaatgatttcCAAACATCTTAAAATTTCAGTTCGATTTTAATTCAATCtgattttattaatttcaatagtttagatttttattttttttattttaataaaatataaattttacctTGAACCTAAATCAAATGATTCTAGTTTAATTTTGATCTAATTCAATTATGGTTCAAGTGAATCAcaattttaatcaatttttttttatcaatttaaactAATTGGATTTTAATTCTGACTTGGCCTGTTAACCCTAGAGATAATTAAGTATCAATGGTGTGTATTGCAAATAGGGATGACGACAGGTAGGGTCTCTAACTGAATCTAAATCCGTACCtgattaatttctcaaaatttaaattcgtttcaaatctaattaaaatttattttcgatTATCAGAATCCATTTCAAACCAGAGTATTATTACCCAAAAAATACTTGAAcccatttaattatatattttttaattaataatctacataaaaatatttttattaataattatattttaaaaatttaatatttttattaataattatattttaaaatgttaatatttttattaataattatattttaaaattttaataatttcataaatctttaaattctattttatttaaaataaaaaatataaaatttttaaatattattataaaaaaatatattttatatttaattaagtatttatatacttAACACgtaaaactcaaatccaattCAAAATCATCatgagtattattttttaaatttaaatttattttaaactcaATTATGAACTAACCTAACCCATCCCATTGAATTTAGTGGAGCCAGATACCCATATAAACTCAATAAACTCAAGCCATTGCCGCCCCTAACTGCCATACCTGAGCAGGACAAATACAATCTCACGTAGTAGCTGCCATCATCATCATCCAATTAGTGTCACCTATATCGTCATCTTCTTTTCTTAGGCATTATTTATACACTGCAACTTTCATTCTACCGTGAACTCATCCATTTCCTTACAAGAAACTAAAACCCAATATTGAAAACCAAAAAACACTTCCATGGATTTGGCTGAAGATGTTGTCATAGTAGGAGCTGGAATTGCTGGACTTACTACTTCCTTAGGGCTTCATAGGTCTGAATCTaacttatattattattattattagatggaattcttaattatatttgtagatTTGTTTTGCTAATTAATTATGTTCTTAATTACTTTTTAGGCTTGGAATTAAAAGCTTAGTGCTGGAATCCTCTGCCAATTTGAGGGTCACTGGATTTGCTTTCGGTGTATGGACCAATGCTTGGAAGGCATTAGATGCTGTTGGTATTGGTGACAGTCTCCGGCAGCAGCATGAGTGGATTGATGGGTAGTCATTAGTTTCGTCTGAATTTATCATTCAATTATACTCAATTAATTTCGATTTATTGGGAAATTATTAGGTGTATCTAGTATACATGCATCATATTTTATATTCATATAGGATTCACTTTTTATATTATAAGTAAGACAAGTGAGAGAGGgtactattttttattattttcaatatatttaattattagccTAATTTATGTGGTTAAAATTactcaatttttattttatttactaatTTGAATGTGCATGACAGATTAGTTGCTACCACCCCAATCACAGGCCAAATGGGTGCACAAATATCCTTTAAGAGCAAGGGGAAGCAGTAAGTAATATAACTTAGGTAGTGAGTATTGATTAATTGGATTTGGTTTGgtttaacttagaaattaaaaaaattaaataaatcaaaattttaattaaattgaatcgaattaaattagagaaaaattaaattaaatcaaattgaattaattCATTTCGATTTAATTCGTTTCAATTTATagattgttgttttttttttttaacatattttggacttatttcaaatataatttcagtttaattttctattttaacTCTCTAGTTAAAgacttaataataattaattaaaaataaataaatattttattttatttggctttacccattttttttttaaatatataatcaaatcaaattaaatagatcaaatttatacaaataaaaaagaaaCGAATAGATTTATAAAAAAGATAAACCAAATTTCtacatcaaatcaattcatttaaaattttaatttaaatcgaATTCTGTTCCCCCTAATTAAACTAGCATCTTATTAATATAACAAACAGATCAACGAAGGAATGGCTATGTAAATATAACAATATGTGGTGTGATGTGCAGTGGAGACCATGAGGTTCGTTGGGTGAAAAGGAAATTGCTGTTGGAAGCACTTGCACAGGAGCTCCCACAAGGTACTATAAGGTTCTCCTCCAAAGTGGTTTCTATTGACGAATCAGACTACTTCAAGCTGGTTTATCTTAATGATGGTACTATCATCAAAACCaaggtaaattattttttttaataaattacttttttattcatatattattTCATAATTAATACTCTTATATTTCCCtacaaaaaaatattatattttaagaaacaaatgaaaacatttttaagttttgattctggtttatacttttttttttggtttaattTTTACCTTTAATGATAGGAGTTGAAaatgtagataaattttaataactatcgctgaacttatataattataacattatagtctttcaattttaaaatataatataaaatctcCTCAACATTTAAATTTTACACACTAAAATCTATCTGACTTCGAATTACTGATTTTCCAGTTAAATGTGGGCGTGAACAGATCCAGTGTGATGCTTAGTCagtattttattttcctttcttatgcaaagtataaaattatCCTCTCTACATATGAAAAATTGTTTTTTCTATAGATAGTAAAGAGTAGAATGATTTAATTTACACATGActtgagagaagaaaaaaaaatgataactAAGAGTTACACTAAAATTGTCTACATCAATGTCTAACTAGAAAACTTGTGATTAGAGGTTAgaagattttactgtgtaaaatttgaaagttgaggagattttatgttacatttgtaAATTGAAGGAttgtaatattataattatataagttCAGTGACGATTGTTAAAATTTACTCATGAAAATACTTTAAtacatttcataataaattattatttgatccttgaattttaccattgttaacacttttaattcagagtttttatcataattaatacTTTTATTCTTTATTGactaatttttaatttcttaattaatggTTAAATTGTTAAAAATGGATAGAGAAATGAAAGtgtgagaaaaagaaaaaataaataagactTAGAGATGCTTTCATCTATTTTCTAAAACGTAGAGATCCAAGTGTTAATGATAGCATAATACTGAGACAAGTTAGAGAAATTTATCCTTTTTCTTTCTACaaggaaaaattatattttattttaattatttaaattaaatataattaaatatttgttttatAGTAAGAGACTATAAAATATTGTTTTTATTTGATATTGTCCCTTAATTTATGGATGGAAGGTGTTAATTGGATGCGATggggtgaactcagtggtagCGAAATGGCTTGGTTTCAAAACTCCAGTTTTTACAAACCGATTAGCCATAAGGGGATATGCAAATTTTAACTTGCGCCATGGCTACAGTAGTAAGTTTTTCCAGTTCTTTGGTAATGGTTTCCGTTCAGGTCTTGCCCCTTGCGATGATAAGTCTATATATTGGTTCTTCACTTGGACTCCCAATACTCCAGGTAATGATATTTGCAACCTATGTTGTGTTAGGAAAGTTTTATTTAGACTGGATTAATTGTGATTTTAAGATACAACAATTACAGTAGGATCCatttatttacatcataaatttaTGATCAACTAAGTATAGATAATTTTTTTCTCATGTTGCGTATTGTTATATAGACTTTCCCTTGTCACATTACCTAATCACATATAAGAAATTTAGAtaacatatttcttgaacaattaCTCATGCATCTCCACATATTTTAGGTGATATCTTGCATATATAAAAAATGATAAAGCACTTTTGATTAGGATAATGATTTATATTGAAACTGAATAAGAATAATGATCATATATGAAGAGAGATTGACAAAAGGAAAAAATTTACAAGATTCGATGATGTGTGTAATTATTTTTCGAAACAGTTTGACCATCTAAAATTAACGTGGCAAAAGAATTAGACGAAATAATATTGATTATTTCTTTCACCATTGTCTCACTATAGGCTTTATATATTGTGCAAATTTTGTGTGGATTCCTGTAGATGAAAAGCCAGAGGAGAACCCAACCAAGTTGAAGCAATTTGCGCTAAACAAGCTTGAAAATACAGCATATCAACACCAAAGGGCAGTAGTAGAAGCAACTGAGCCAAATAATATTGTGGCTTCTCCTCTGAGATATAGACATCCATGGGAGTTGATATGGGGAAATGTGAGCAAAGGCAATGTTTGTGTGGCTGGAGATGCTCTCCATCCCATGACACCAGATTTAGCCCAAGGTGGCTGTGCTGCCTTGGAAGATGGCGTGGTCTTAGCTAGGTGCCTTGCTGAGGCTTTGAAAAAACAAGTGATTGTGGCAAATGAAGACATAGATAAGGAAGAATTTAAGAGGATTGAAATTGGGTTGAAAAAATATGCATCACAGAGGAAATGGAGAGGCTTTCAG contains these protein-coding regions:
- the LOC110657448 gene encoding monooxygenase 2-like, with the translated sequence MDLAEDVVIVGAGIAGLTTSLGLHRLGIKSLVLESSANLRVTGFAFGVWTNAWKALDAVGIGDSLRQQHEWIDGLVATTPITGQMGAQISFKSKGKHGDHEVRWVKRKLLLEALAQELPQGTIRFSSKVVSIDESDYFKLVYLNDGTIIKTKVLIGCDGVNSVVAKWLGFKTPVFTNRLAIRGYANFNLRHGYSSKFFQFFGNGFRSGLAPCDDKSIYWFFTWTPNTPDEKPEENPTKLKQFALNKLENTAYQHQRAVVEATEPNNIVASPLRYRHPWELIWGNVSKGNVCVAGDALHPMTPDLAQGGCAALEDGVVLARCLAEALKKQVIVANEDIDKEEFKRIEIGLKKYASQRKWRGFQLITTAYLVGFIQQSDGKLMNFLRDRILGKFLAGLLLKCSDFDCGNLFNMS